From the genome of Oncorhynchus gorbuscha isolate QuinsamMale2020 ecotype Even-year linkage group LG18, OgorEven_v1.0, whole genome shotgun sequence:
tcaggagtgcctttgaacggggtactgtatggtagtaggtgtatggtagtaggtgtcaggagtgcctttgaacggggtactgtatggtagtaggtgtcaggagtgcctttgaacggggtactgtatggtagtaggtgtcaggagtgcctttgaacggggtactgtatggtagtaggtgacaggagtgcctttgaacgaggtactgtatggtagtaggtgacaggtgctCCAGTTCCAGTGTGTCATGAACTGCAACACTGATGGGTTTTTCAAGcttaacagtttcctgtgtgtatcaagaatggtccaccacccaaaggacatccagccgacttgacacaactgtgggaagcattggagtcaacatgggccagcatccctgtggaatgctttcgacaccttgtagagtccaagtCCTGACGAACTGAGGCTCGGAAAACAACATGACAAAACACTCAGGCTACAGCTACAAAACAATTATGTTCAGATACAAAGTGAACTTAAAGGCCACATTTGATACATTATCTTATTGAATATGGCACTATACtgcctacatacagtacatacaaagaAATACTGTATAGCTCTGCTCCGTAGAAAAACAGCTTTGTTCCTATGCAACTACCCAGAAACATATTATCTCAATCTAAATATCCACAAATATGGCTCTGCAAATATCTATCATTAGTTCCAAAGGCCAACTGCTTTCTAATGGTTCAGCTGCTTCACTCACATAAACAGCATCTGTCTGAAAGGTAAAATCACTAACATTCTCCCCAAACAAAATAGCATTCGACATCAATGTCCACCACAACGTCGCTCAGAAGATATTCAGCTGGATGCCAATCGAATGAACCGAAGGTCGATATCAGAGTGCGCACAGCTCTTTGATATACCATCCGCCATAATTGAATGGACTTGACTCCCGTCATCATGAATATGTATGAGAGTTAATCGTGCAGGTGCACTTCGGTGACATCATTCACTTTAATGATTCCATTCATTCTGATAGATGAAACGTTCCACCAGGGACGAGGTGAGATGGCAATAGAACGGAACTAGATGTCTGTTTGCTTTCGCTTTCAACAGAAGGACACTAATTTGCACTTGTATTGTAAAGCCTCAGACAGAGGCAGTATAGAACTCTCATTGAAATAGCTCCTATGACATTTAGAAGAACTGGTACATGATGCTGTTCTTGGATGAAAGGGAACACTTCGTTCCCTGTGATTTTAGTGGTAACATGAGACTTTTATACTCTGTCTGAAGGCTACTGTTGAAAACAGTGCACTATGAAACTGTAACATAGATACATCATTAAAATACTGACAATATAGTATGTGTTTTTCTCCTTGTGTGCATCTCTGAATAGCCTATTCAAAACTGTATTATGATTCTCAAACATTTATGTACATTTTTACATTGCGCACTAAGCGTAATACTGAAATTGTTCTGTAAAGATTTGCAAATTCTCAGTCCAATAAAATAACTGATCATCAATTTTTGGCCAAAAAGCTTGGAATTTGAGGCAAGGCAGTTGGTATCATTGTAAGTTCACAGTTGATACTCAAAAGTGTAAATTTAAATGATACATTAGCGAACTAGGGGGGTTGCCCCAACCGGGGTTTGAACCCAGGTCCAGTGactgtcaagccaacaccttaATTGTTACCCTAAGAGCTCCAACCCTCTTAACAaggttgctaggtgttgggtCAATGTCGCTACATTCAATCCATATATCTCTGTTCCAATCGACACAGTAGCTCACTACTTAGAATGAGTCACTGTACCGGACATGCAATCCAGCTCCTGGGTAAAGTTTCCCCtcggtacagatctaggatcagcttcccctcccccatcccttAACCATGAGTGGAGAAAATtttaaactgacccaagatcagcgtctCTAGGGGCAGCTTCACCCTCATTCTATACACTgtacagtgtccatattaggacagccttaGTCTCAGCAAGACGTGTCCATATCAGTGGTATACTAGTATGGACATTGGGGAAAAGTTTATTTATGAGTTACAGGTAGCTGATCTCTAGCTTGGTGctcttctccactgtctctggACGTGACCTGTTACTTTCACTCTTTGATCCATTGGCAAGAGTGGAGACAGCGGCAGTAGGCCCCAATTCTAAGCCTGGGCCTTTCCCAGCCTCCTCCCCAGCTTTAGCCCTCTGCCCCAGGGGTACCGTCTCCACCTTTCCCCCCGGAGTGAACAAGATCCTGGAGCTCTCAACTTGTCCTCCTCCGTTCCCGTTCTGTGCAATCCTGCAGTTCTCTCTCATCTGAGTGgcgtcttctcttctctccatctctatcccgttctcctcttcctcctccacttcttcctcccctccttcatAAGACTTGGTGGCCCCCAGGCCATCTCGCGGCTCGGGCACAATTTCCCTCCAGAGCTCTGCAGGGCGCTGCAGCTCGGTGGCTACCGCCCTCTCGTGGTTCTCCACCTTCCTCGAAGAACGACAAAGAGCCTTCCGGAACCCTCTCTTAAAATTATCCGACAGGAATCCGTAAATGATTGGGTTAGCGCAGCTATTAGCGTACGATAGGACCACCACAAAGTAGTACAGCCCCCGGAATTCGCCCGGTAACAGGATTAGCAGGTTAACAATGTTGAGGATGTAGAATGGGAGCCAGCACAACACGAACACTGCTACCACGACAACCACCATGCGAGTGATCTTGCGTTCGGACTTCCTGCGTCGGGAGGAGGTGGACCGGGCCCGTTTCCCCGCGTTGCGCACCTTCGAATCAAAACAAAACAATTCAACTTTATTGGCAGTTAAAACATCTCAGCACACTTTACAATTAAATATAATATAAAAGTTAAGTCAGCAATATCACACATGTAGGGTAGGTCCCTGTAGGGTAGGTCCCTGTAGGGTAGCCCCTGTAGGGTAGGCCCCTGTAATACCCTGTAGGGTAGGCCCCTGTAGGGTAGGCCCCTGTAATACCCTGTAGGGTAGGCCCCTGTAGGGTAGGCCCCTGTAGGGTAGGCCACTGTAGGGTAGGCCACTGTAGGGTAGGCTACTGTAGGGTAGGTCCCTGTAGGGTAGGCCACTGTAGGGTAGGCCACTGTAGGGTAGGACAATGTAGGGTAGGCCACTTTAGGGTAGGCCACTGTAGGGTAGGCCAATGTAGGGTAGGTCACTTTAGGGTAGGCCATGGAAGGGTAGACAACTGTAGGGTAGACCATTGTAGGGTAGGCCACTGTAGGGTAGGACGCTCAAATGTAACAGGTCAGATGCAACAGGTCAGATGCAACTTGTCAGATGCAACAGGTCAGATGCAACTTGTCAGATGTAACAGGTCAGATGTAACAGGTCAGGACCGGAGTAGAGAACCGCACAAGGAAGGGTTCCCTGATTTAAGGAAAGTATAAATAAATCACTGGTAATATGAGACAGACATCAGAACACATTTATTTCATGTAACAACGGTGGTGTAGCAACACCTGGGTCTATGTTACCTATCAACAATGATGTTTCCTCACAAAGGACATACTGGTTCAGTCTAAgtataacagacaggcttccCAAGTAGTGTAAAATAGCTATTTTCTCCCTTTTAAGTGCGGAAGTAGTCCTACATTCTGACCTTGATCACAATGAGCAGGTAGCAGAGACAGATGACGAGTAGCGGTCCGAAGAACCCGACCGTGCACGTGTACAGGATGAATGATGCCTTCCAGACCTCGGCTGGCTCAGGCCACACGATACTACAGTTCCCATCATCCTCCAGTACGTCCGCGAACACCACCACGGGCAGCACCACCACAAACGACACCGCCCACACCGCCGCGTTCACCGCCTTGGCCACGTGCGGTCGCCTCCACCACGACGACCGTATGGGATGGACCACAGCGAGGTAGCGGTCGATGGACATGACCGTGAGACAGAAGATGGCGGTGAACTGGTTGATGGCGTCCACAGTCATGACCACACGGCACATGAGAGAACCAAACGGCCAGGAGAGCAGAGCGTTCTGGACCGCCAGGAAGGGGAGGCCTAGGGgaagtcaaatcaaatctaactATATTGACAGTGCAATTAGTCACTTctcccccacctacatgtacagattacctcaactagcctgtacccctgactgtaccagtgccccctgtatatagcatagttattcttattgtgttactttttgttaTTACTTTTTAGTTTAGtctaaatattttcttcttcttgaactgcactgttggttaagggcttgtaagtcagcatttcacggtaaagtctacactgttggttaagggcttgtaagtcagcatttcacggtaaagtttacactgttggttaagggcttgtaagtcagcatttcacggtaaagtttacactgttggttaagggcttgtaagtcagcatttcacggtaaagtttacactgttggttaagggcttgtaagtcagcatttcacggtaaagtttacactgttggttaagggcagtcagcatttcacggtaaagtctacactgttggttaagggcttgtaagtcagcatttcacggtaaagtctacactgttggttaagggcttgtaagtcagcatttcacggtaaagtctacactgttggttaagggcttgtaagtcagaatttcacggtaaagtttacactgttggttaagggcttgtaagtcagcatttcacggtaaagtttactctgttggttaagggcttgtaagtcagcattaaagtctacactgttggttaagggcttgtaagtcagcatttcacggtaaagtctacacctgttggttaagggcttgtaagtcagcatttcacggtaaatacactgttggttaagggcttgtaagtcagcatttcacggtaaagtttactgttggttaagggcttgtaagtcagcatttgtaaatctacactgttggttaagggtttgtgtcagcatttcacggtaaagtctccactgttggttagggcATAGTCAGCATTtctaaagtctacactgttggttaagggcttgtaagtcagaatttcacggtaaagtttacactgttggttaagggcttgtaagtcagcatttcacggtaaagtttacactgttggttaagggcttgtaagtcagcatttcacggtaaagtttacactgttggttaagggcttgtaagtcagcatttcacggtaaagtctacactgttggttaagggcttgtaagtcagcatttcacggtaaagtctacactgttggttaagggcttgtaagtcagcatttcatttcactgttggttaagggcttgtaagtcagcatttcacggtaaagtctacactgttggttaagggcttgtaagtcagcatttcacggtaaagtttacactgttggttaagggcttgtaagtcagcatttcacggtaaagtttacactgttggttaagggcttgtaaggctTGTACACtgttggtaaagggcttgtaagtcagcatttcacggtaaagtctacactgttggttaagggcttgtaagtcagcatttcacggtaaagtctacactgttggttaagggcttgtcagtaagcatttcacggtaaagtctacactgttggttaagggcttgtaagtcagcatttcacggtaaagtctacactgttggtaaagggcttgtaagtcagcatttcacggtaaagtctacactgttggttaagggcttgtaagtcagcatttcatggtaaagtctacactgttggttaagggcttgtcagtaagcatttcacggtaaagtctacactgttggttaagggcttgtatgtcagcatttcacggtaaagtctacactgttggttaagggcttgtcagtcagcatttcacggtaaagttttacacatgttgtatttggcacgtggcaaataaagtttgatttgatttgaaataaagaTATTTAAAACTGCACACTTACATTGGATTTGAAGTGCATTTAAAACTGCAACAACACTTTACAGTAAAATTATCAAATCAAAGAAATACTGTAACATGATCAAAAAGCAGACTGACCGCTGCGGTCAGATTTAGTTACATTTCAAGTTAAACAGAATGTGAGCTTGCAAAATAAGGCTGGTTTAACAAGGCTAATAACAGAGTTGAATAAACAACACCTTGAAAAACCACAATGAAACCACAAAAGAAACACTGACCCAGCATGAATAGCTCATCAGCGATGGCCAGGTTGAGTATATAGATGTTAGTGACCGACTCCGTCCTCACATAGTGTAAAACAATGTAGATGACCAATGTGTTGCCCACCAGGCCGATCACACAGACTGCTACATAGATGAGGGGGATAAGGACCCCTGCTATAGTGAGTTGGAAACCCCCCACGCCTCCACCGCCAGGGTTGCTCCAGTTGTGGTAGGATACATTGAAGAAAGGGTcaggggtgaggaggaagagaggggagggggggaaggTGTTGGGCTCCGGCATTGGGGGGGCGGCTGTGGGGAGGTAGATGGTCGGGGCACTTGGACAAGCTCAATGGAGGTCAGAGGTGATGATATGTTGTTGGTTGTGGTATAATGGGTGGGTGGGTTGAGGTTGACCTCAGTGCGTAGCAACTGGACCTGTCTGGGAGACAGCAAGAGAAGTCAGTGTGTGAGAGACAAAATACTGATATCTTTATGCATTCTCAAAACAACAACGCTATTCTGTTAAAGCATCCAAGACACTACAGGACATGAGCAACAATCAAAGAAAATAACCCTCTAatatttttaacattttttttctcccaaaTTCAGTTTTCTCCATTTTGTTTTTCTAGGTGTCCATTTTTGTCCAGTTTTCCAGGTTTTCCCTCTCAAAGTCACACCTTTCTATATAGAAAAGTCCACAAAAATGGTTAAACCACATcaagagaccacttttgaggtcttgatttttgtaaatatttataCATGTTTGGGTGTAGTTAGCCTTTAATTCCAGTGGGCACCAGCAAGAGGCTGTTATTAAGATATGTGAAACAAAACAAAtacccactggattgatgcaaataatcctGATAATAGTTCTGCCAGGTCAGCATAGGCTACTTTGTGGTCAACATTAAATCGAGAATATTGTTGgaaaagcctttccatctaccagaagtcGTTTCACTAGCGTCATCACTAACGGCTACACAAAATGGTAGAcgcgctccacacacacacagacaggacattgttgttgcctcttcagaaagttgcaggaaataagaatcactgatgcattttgttcATGGTTTATAATACAATAATAcattttcagtacatttagttgactccctactaagttcaatacatttagttgattccctactaagttcagtacatttagttgattccctactaagttcaatacatttagttgattccctactcagttcaatacatctagttgattccctactaagttcaatacattAAGTGTCACGTTTGTTGGAATGAATATCGGACTaagttgagttccacataattttaatgaataaagtgaaacttagcaaagacaaaaacaaataaacaataaactaacAACGAACCATGACTACAGAGATGCTACGTACAATAACTCAAAACAGTATCCCATaacacacaggtggaaaaaatgctacttaagtatgaaccccaattagagacaacgatagccagctgcctctaattgggaatcataccaaaacaccaacatagaaaaaacaaactagaaccccacatagaaaatataaccTAGACTAAACtaaggctttctatggtcaggacgtgacattaagttgattccctactaagttATAACATGTTGTGCCATAAAGGCTTTATGACTGCTTAGTGCATAGGACAACCACAGTAAAGTGTTACCCATTCTAATTGTGAACTACCTCAACTACAGACCCCAGCAGCAACATCAGCTGAGCTTAATGGAGAAAGAaccagaacacaacaacaacacatacagGACCTGGACAGGCGTGGGCGCCTGGCTaatatgttcacacacacacacacacacacacacacacacacacacacacacacacacacacacacacacacacacacacacacacacacacacacacacacacacacacacacacacacacacacacacacacacacacacacacacacacacacacacacacacacacacacactcctgtactGCAGTAATGGAAGGTAATTGGCTCTCTATTAGTGGACGCAACCCAGACGCTCATGTCGAGAACAGGGCATGACTTCTACAACACTGTTGGTGATTAACTGCTGAACAAGGGAACAAGGGAGTGAGAAAGGTAGGGATGGGGGGTGGAGGaaaaaaggagatggagagagagatgagtagtgatagaatgaggaggaaggacatatggagagagagagagagagagagagagagagagagagagagagagagagagagacaggagagagagagagagagagagagagagagagagacagagagagacagagacagagagacagagagagagagagatgtggagagagagagagagagagagagagagagagagagagagacagagagagagagacagagagagagagacagagagagagacagacagagagagagacagacagagacagagacagagggagagcgagagagagagagacagagagagagagagacgagagagagagagacagagagagagagagagagagagacaagagagagagagagagagacagagagagagagacagagacagagagagagagagagagagagacagagagagagagacagagagaaagagagagagagagagagagacagagagagagagagagacagagacagagagagagagagagagagagcaagagagagagagagagagagagagagagagagagagagagagagagagagagagagagagagaaagagacagagagagagagagagacagagagagagagagagacagaaagagagagagagagagagagagagggagagagagagaaagagagagagagcagagagagagaaagagagaaagagagagagagagagacagagacagagagagacagagagagagagagagagagagagagagtgagtgagagagagagagagagacagagagagagagagagagacagagagagagaaaagagagagagagagagagagagagagagagagtgagagagagagagagagagagagaaagagagagagagacagagagagagagagagagagatagagagagagagagagagagagagacagcagagagagagagacagagagagacagagagagagagagagagacagagagagagacagagagagagacagagacagacagagagagagagagagacagagagagagagtggagagagagagaaagagagagagagagggagagagagagagagagagaggagggagagagagacagagagagagacagagagagagagagacagagagagagagagagagagagagaagagagagagagagaaagagagagagagacagagagagagagagacagagagagagagagagagacagagacagagagacagagagagagagagagagagagacccagagagagagacagacagagagagagagagagagagacagagagagagagagagagagagagagagagagagagagagagagagagagagagagagagacagagagagagagagagagagagagagagagagagacagagacagagagacagagagagcagagacagagacagagacagagacagagagagagagagagagagagagagagagagagagagagagatgttaataTGATGATGGCCAGCTCAGTCTTAGTTGGTACAGTTGGAGGTTTCGACCTCCCAGATGTTTGCCTTATAAATACATGGGTGTGTTTGAAGAAGACTTTCCCAGAGGAAGTCCCATAATCTGCCATACAACCAACACGTCACGCTTCTATGTGCTGCTCCAATACAGAAACCATTCAAACACACGCTGATGAGTAAAAGTCATTATAAATCAAGTTGTTTCCATTTCAGTCTGAAAATGTAAATGTNNNNNNNNNNNNNNNNNNNNNNNNNNNNNNNNNNNNNNNNNNNNNNNNNNNNNNNNNNNNNNNNNNNNNNNNNNNNNNNNNNNNNNNNNNNNNNNNNNNNcacacacacacacacacacacacacacacacacacacacacacacacacacacacacacacacacacacacacacacacacacacacacacacacacacacacacacgcagacacacagatacacacacacagtgtaggcAGGCATCTACGGTAGGCTACCTCCACCATTTTGTGAAAGGCTGGCAAATTAGTTTGGTGTCTTTATAACTCAAAAGCCTTTAAAATGCTTTAGCTATTCAATAAATATGCACATTTagtgaaaatacatttttatcaCATTTACTGCATATCTTCTTGTGCTCTTGTCTTTTTTATCTGACGAGTGTGAATGATTGTTTGTTTTTACCAAATCAAAAGTGTGAGATGTGAATGATTGTTTGTTTTTACCAAATCAAAAGTGTGAGATGTGAATGATTGTTTGTTTTTACCAAATCAAAAGTGTGAGATGTGAATGGCTAAACGACTGCTTTGATAACTAACTGACCTGAGTGACTCTAGGCTCCCGTctcaaagggcaccctattccctatgtagtgcactactttagaccagagccctattccctatgtagtgcactactttagaccagagccctattccctatgtagtgcactactttagaccagagtcctattccctatgtagtgcactactttagaccagagccatattccctatgtagtgcactactttagaccagagccctattccctatgtagtgcactactttagaccagagccctattcctatgtagtgcactactttagaccagagtcctattccctatgtagtgcactactttagaccagagccctattccctatgtagtgcactactttagaccagagccctattccctatgtagtgcactactttagaccagagccctattccctatgtagtgcactactttagaccagagccctattccctatgtagtgcactactttagaccagagccctattccctatgtagtgcactactttagaccagagccctattccatatgtagtgcactactttaaaccagagccctattccctatgtagtgcactactttagaccagagccttattccctatgtagtgcactactttagaccagagccctattccctatgtagtgcactactttagaacatagccctattccctatgtagtgcactactttagaccagagccctattccctatgtagtgcactactttagaccagagccctattccctatgtagtgcactacttttagaccagagccctattccctatgtagtgcactactttagacgagagccctattccctatgtagtgcactactttagacgagagccctattccctatgtagtgcactactttagaccagagccctattccctatgtagtgcactactttagaccagagccctattccctatgtagtgcactacttttagaccagagccctattccctatgtagtgcactactttagacgagagccctattccctatgtagtgcactactttagacgagagccctattccctatgtagtgcactactttagaccagagccctattccctatgtagtgcactactttagaccagagccctattccctatgtagtgcactactttagaccagagccctattccctatgtagtgcactactttagaccagagccctattccctatgtagtgcactactttagaccagagccctattccctatgtagtgcactactttagaccagagccctattccctatgtagtgcactactttagaccagagccctattccctatgtagtgcactactttagaccagagccctattccctatgtagtgcactactttagaccagagccctattccctatgtagtgcactactttagaccagagccctattccctatgtagtgcactactttagaccagagccctattccctatgtagtgcactactttagaccagagccctattccctatgtagtgcactactttagaccagagtcctattcctatgtagtgcactactttgagaccagagcctattcctatgtagtgcactactttagaccagagccctattcctatgtagtgcactactttagaccagagccctattcctatgtagTTGTGCTACTTtgcctattccctatgtattttCTTTagcagagtcctattccctatgtagtgcactactttgaccagagccctattccctatgtagtgcactactttagaccagagcctcagTGCACTactgccctattccctatgtgtgtttttctttagaccagagcctattcctatATTCTAGCCTCTtctgcagtgcactactttagaccagagccctattcctatgtagtgcactactttagacagaaccctattccctatgtagtgcactactttagaccagaaccctattccctatgtgattgaaccagagccctattccctttagtGCACCcaggagccctattccctatgtagtgcactactttggaccagagccctattccctatgtgatTGCACTACTTTTAAGACAAACCCTATTCCTATGTAGTTTTCTACTTTTCAGACAGAGcctattcctatgtagtgcactactttaggcgagagccctattccctatgcggtgcactactttaggcgagccctattccctatgtagtgcactactttgaacagaaccctattccctatgtggtgcactactttagaccagagccctattccctatgtagtgcactgctggaccagagccctattcctgtggtgcactactttagaccagagcctattccctatgtagtgcactactttagaccagagtcctattccctatgtagtgcactactttagacccagaaggccctattccctatgtggtgcactaacacagaccagagccctattctatgtagtgcactactttagaccagaagccctattccctatgtgagtgcactactttagaccagagccctattccctatgtagtgcactactttagacagagcCCCTAttcctatgtggtgcactactttagaccagagccctattccctatgtagtgcactactttagaccagagccctattcctatgtagtgcactactttagaccagagccctattccctatgtagtgcactactttagaccagagccctattccctatgtagtgcactactttagaccagagtcctattccctatgtagtgcactactttagaccagagccctattcctatgtattctatgtgcactactttagaccagagccctattcctatgtagtgcactactttagaccagagtcctattcctatgtagtgcactactttagaccagagccctattccctatgtagtgcactactttagaccagagccctattcctatgtagtgcactactttagaccagagccctattcctatgtagtgcactactttaagaccagagccctattccctatgtagt
Proteins encoded in this window:
- the LOC124002490 gene encoding somatostatin receptor type 5-like, giving the protein MPEPNTFPPSPLFLLTPDPFFNVSYHNWSNPGGGGVGGFQLTIAGVLIPLIYVAVCVIGLVGNTLVIYIVLHYVRTESVTNIYILNLAIADELFMLGLPFLAVQNALLSWPFGSLMCRVVMTVDAINQFTAIFCLTVMSIDRYLAVVHPIRSSWWRRPHVAKAVNAAVWAVSFVVVLPVVVFADVLEDDGNCSIVWPEPAEVWKASFILYTCTVGFFGPLLVICLCYLLIVIKVRNAGKRARSTSSRRRKSERKITRMVVVVVAVFVLCWLPFYILNIVNLLILLPGEFRGLYYFVVVLSYANSCANPIIYGFLSDNFKRGFRKALCRSSRKVENHERAVATELQRPAELWREIVPEPRDGLGATKSYEGGEEEVEEEEENGIEMERREDATQMRENCRIAQNGNGGGQVESSRILFTPGGKVETVPLGQRAKAGEEAGKGPGLELGPTAAVSTLANGSKSESNRSRPETVEKSTKLEISYL